A window of the Erpetoichthys calabaricus chromosome 10, fErpCal1.3, whole genome shotgun sequence genome harbors these coding sequences:
- the LOC114659138 gene encoding LIM domain transcription factor LMO4.2 gives MVNPGSSSQPPPVGSGTMSWKRCAGCGGKIADRFLLYAMDSYWHSRCLKCSCCQAQLGEIGTSCYTKSGMILCRNDYIRLFGNSGACSACGQSIPASELVMRAQGNVYHLKCFTCSTCRNRLVPGDRFHYINGSLFCEHDRPTALINGHLNSLQTNPLLPDQKVC, from the exons ATGGTAAACCCAGGTAGCAGTTCCCAGCCACCCCCGGTTGGTTCCGGAACTATGTCTTGGAAGAGATGTGCTGGTTGTGGGGGCAAGATCGCAGATCGTTTTCTTCTCTATGCCATGGACAGCTACTGGCACAGTCGGTGTCTGAAATGTTCCTGTTGCCAGGCTCAACTGGGAGAGATCGGCACATCATGCTACACCAAAAGTGGCATGATACTTTGCAGAAATGACTATATCAG attaTTTGGAAACAGTGGAGCTTGCAGCGCATGTGGACAGTCCATTCCAGCTAGTGAACTGGTTATGAGGGCGCAAGGGAATGTCTACCATCTCAAG tGTTTCACATGTTCTACCTGCCGGAATCGGCTGGTCCCAGGAGACAGGTTTCACTACATCAATGGCAGTTTGTTCTGCGAACATGACAGGCCCACAGCTCTCATTAACGGCCATTTGAATTCACTTCAGACTAACCCTCTCCTGCCAGACCAGAAG GTCTGCTAA